Proteins encoded in a region of the Chloroflexota bacterium genome:
- a CDS encoding amidohydrolase family protein, which produces MKLDLSQAPVVDVHCHPYTRKDTLTADEFTNVTAFGGGSAQYLTDAGLSADDAALARLQRVKRDTIYFRNMVHTLAEQFGCAADIDAIVAARNNAIAAEGYAAYNTRMLKSAGVSTLVADFGYPVPNVPVAQFRAETGVEIVPIYRIEVLIAELLKQNIGWDECRRRFDDAANDALLHQGYRGLKSIIAYRTGLDVSPLSRNPDQGMQAWEAIQRGTGGGGMKKLRDYFFCRALELCMEHNVPMQVHTGMGDWQVQLTACRPALLMDLLRFPTFRGCRVLLVHTGYPYHAEAGYMANVLPNLWLDLSEGIPFAGQAARRIVAEVLEMAPLSRVCYGSDAFGSPEPFHTSARLGKRAVTQALESLVADGMLSSSEAQAAALQILSQNARDLYGL; this is translated from the coding sequence GTGAAACTCGATCTCTCGCAAGCGCCGGTTGTCGATGTGCACTGCCACCCGTACACACGCAAGGATACCCTGACCGCCGACGAGTTCACGAACGTCACCGCGTTTGGCGGCGGCTCGGCGCAGTACCTGACCGACGCCGGCTTGTCTGCCGACGACGCCGCGCTGGCCCGCCTGCAGCGTGTCAAGCGCGACACCATCTACTTCCGGAACATGGTGCATACGCTGGCCGAGCAATTCGGCTGCGCCGCCGATATCGACGCGATCGTGGCCGCGCGCAACAACGCCATCGCCGCCGAGGGCTACGCGGCGTACAACACGCGCATGCTGAAGTCGGCCGGCGTCAGCACGCTCGTGGCCGACTTCGGTTATCCGGTGCCCAACGTGCCGGTGGCGCAGTTCCGCGCGGAAACGGGCGTGGAGATCGTGCCAATCTACCGGATCGAGGTACTGATCGCAGAACTGCTGAAGCAGAATATCGGCTGGGACGAATGCCGGCGTCGCTTCGACGACGCGGCCAACGATGCGTTGTTGCACCAGGGCTACCGCGGACTGAAGTCGATCATCGCGTATCGCACCGGGCTTGACGTCTCGCCGTTGAGCCGCAATCCCGACCAGGGGATGCAAGCCTGGGAGGCAATTCAACGCGGCACCGGTGGCGGCGGCATGAAGAAGCTGCGCGACTATTTCTTCTGCCGGGCGCTGGAGCTGTGCATGGAGCACAACGTGCCGATGCAGGTGCACACCGGCATGGGCGACTGGCAGGTGCAGTTGACCGCCTGCCGCCCGGCGCTGTTGATGGACCTGCTGCGCTTCCCCACCTTCCGCGGCTGCCGCGTGCTGCTGGTGCACACCGGGTATCCATATCACGCGGAAGCGGGCTACATGGCGAATGTGCTGCCCAATCTTTGGCTCGACCTGTCGGAGGGCATTCCATTCGCCGGCCAGGCCGCCAGGCGCATCGTGGCCGAGGTGCTGGAGATGGCGCCGCTGTCGCGTGTCTGCTACGGGTCGGACGCCTTCGGTTCGCCCGAGCCGTTCCACACCAGTGCGCGGCTGGGCAAGCGGGCCGTCACGCAGGCGCTGGAGTCGCTCGTCGCTGACGGCATGCTTTCATCGAGCGAGGCACAGGCCGCCGCGCTGCAGATACTATCGCAGAACGCCCGCGACCTGTACGGCCTGTAA
- a CDS encoding serpin family protein: MRPTLSIIAIVASLIVVACAQTGTPTPTSGVIKSDKARITGMAAPASDLSTLARDNAAFATNLYAQLRAKPGGNLLFSPHSVSSALAMTYAGALGNTSAEMAAALRYGLPADRLHAAFNSLDLELAARGQGAQGKDGKGFRLKTVNALWGQSGYKFLPGFLDVLAQNYGAGLRVLDFQKAPEPSRQTINQWVSEQTEKRIPELIGQGVIDPSTVLVLTNAIYFNAAWADQFDAKSTRLDQFTLLDGKTADAQFMRRTGNYRYASSDAWQAVELPYDGRELAMLVLLPAPGKFDDVESALPAALDGALNGMKPASVFVSLPRWKFETSYGLSVPLQALGMKDAFSAGKADFSGMDGTRSLFIGAVIHKAFIAVDEAGTEAAAATAVVMPAAGAAGPQPVEFRANRPFVFAIRDLKTGAVLFIGRVLNPAA, encoded by the coding sequence ATGCGTCCGACTCTCTCGATCATCGCAATCGTGGCGTCACTCATAGTGGTTGCCTGTGCCCAGACCGGCACGCCAACCCCGACTTCCGGCGTGATCAAGTCCGACAAGGCCCGTATAACCGGCATGGCTGCGCCGGCCAGCGACCTTTCCACCCTCGCCCGGGACAACGCCGCATTCGCAACCAACCTCTATGCCCAATTGCGCGCCAAACCGGGCGGCAACCTGCTCTTCTCACCGCACTCGGTCTCGTCCGCACTGGCGATGACCTACGCCGGCGCGCTGGGCAACACGTCCGCCGAGATGGCCGCCGCCCTGCGGTACGGCCTGCCGGCCGACCGCCTGCACGCTGCATTCAACTCGCTCGACCTGGAACTCGCCGCGCGCGGCCAGGGCGCGCAGGGCAAAGACGGCAAGGGCTTCCGACTCAAGACCGTCAACGCGCTCTGGGGACAAAGCGGGTACAAGTTCCTGCCGGGCTTCCTTGATGTGCTCGCCCAGAACTACGGTGCGGGCCTGCGCGTGCTTGATTTCCAGAAGGCGCCGGAGCCGTCGCGCCAGACGATCAACCAGTGGGTCAGCGAGCAAACCGAGAAACGCATTCCGGAACTGATCGGTCAGGGCGTAATCGACCCGTCCACCGTGCTCGTGCTGACCAACGCCATCTACTTTAATGCGGCGTGGGCCGACCAGTTCGATGCGAAGTCTACCCGGCTTGACCAGTTCACACTGCTCGACGGCAAGACGGCGGACGCGCAATTCATGCGCCGCACCGGCAATTACCGCTACGCCTCGTCGGACGCATGGCAGGCCGTCGAACTGCCGTATGATGGTCGCGAACTGGCGATGCTGGTTTTGCTCCCCGCACCCGGCAAGTTCGATGACGTCGAGTCGGCGCTGCCGGCCGCGCTTGACGGCGCGCTGAACGGGATGAAGCCGGCCAGCGTCTTCGTCTCGCTGCCGCGCTGGAAGTTCGAGACGTCGTACGGGCTGTCGGTTCCGCTGCAGGCGCTCGGCATGAAGGATGCCTTCAGCGCGGGCAAAGCCGACTTCTCCGGCATGGACGGCACGCGCAGCCTGTTCATCGGCGCCGTCATCCACAAGGCGTTCATCGCCGTGGACGAGGCGGGCACCGAAGCCGCCGCCGCCACGGCCGTGGTGATGCCGGCCGCAGGAGCAGCCGGACCGCAGCCGGTCGAGTTCCGGGCCAATCGGCCGTTTGTATTCGCGATCCGCGATCTCAAGACGGGCGCGGTGCTTTTCATTGGCCGCGTGTTGAACCCGGCAGCCTAG